In Myxococcales bacterium, the following proteins share a genomic window:
- a CDS encoding M23 family metallopeptidase, with the protein MRTKTVVFLICGLAAAVLTVFIATNVQDNNREVVRRQPAAATNTARDLDLSSAVVVDLPFVGEWVAVNTPAKQVPSHGTNYFGQRFAYDFARLNDSGQSFSKQDNWKQIVGAVPAEDFLAWNQPILAAFPGEVIAVGEGWPDQIKINVLWEMARGKLFQRRPAGRDYRPLTGNYILIAGTPGVALYAHLRRGSIRVRTGSRVETGQPLGSLGNSGNSSMPHLHFHVMDNPDPLTARGVLCAFHAYERRVGDDWQSVEIGVPGPMERFRTGQSDN; encoded by the coding sequence ATGCGTACCAAAACCGTTGTCTTTTTGATTTGCGGCTTGGCGGCGGCGGTTTTGACGGTCTTCATCGCAACGAACGTTCAGGACAATAACCGGGAAGTGGTGCGGCGTCAGCCGGCCGCTGCGACGAACACGGCCCGCGATCTCGATCTATCCTCGGCGGTGGTGGTCGATCTTCCGTTTGTGGGTGAGTGGGTCGCCGTGAACACGCCGGCCAAACAAGTACCCAGCCATGGCACCAATTACTTCGGTCAACGTTTTGCATACGATTTCGCGCGTCTGAATGACTCCGGTCAAAGCTTTTCCAAACAGGACAATTGGAAGCAGATCGTGGGCGCTGTTCCCGCCGAGGATTTTCTCGCTTGGAACCAACCGATTTTGGCCGCGTTCCCGGGAGAGGTCATTGCGGTCGGCGAGGGGTGGCCGGACCAAATAAAAATCAATGTTTTGTGGGAAATGGCGCGCGGGAAACTTTTTCAACGACGCCCCGCGGGCCGCGATTATCGTCCCTTGACCGGCAACTATATTTTAATCGCCGGCACTCCGGGGGTGGCGCTCTATGCACATCTTAGACGCGGCAGCATCCGGGTCCGGACCGGATCTCGTGTCGAAACAGGTCAACCGCTGGGTAGCCTCGGCAATTCAGGCAATTCCTCGATGCCACATCTTCATTTTCACGTGATGGACAACCCCGATCCGTTGACGGCTCGGGGAGTTTTGTGCGCGTTCCATGCCTATGAACGCCGCGTGGGTGATGATTGGCAATCCGTCGAAATCGGCGTGCCGGGACCAATGGAG
- a CDS encoding PKD domain-containing protein: MRNWIVALLIFGLAATAAAAPLTVNVNEKNLEAVLTLPTAAARAVLKDLQLTVEDRRGDDYRLLASAAEVAWLTAHGYRVKVLSRVEPAEKATGYRTYPEVVAELQTIAQQYPDLAKRFEIGQSAGGKTMYALKISDNVAADEAEPAVLFDAAIHGDESIGTCVAFGFIYELLENYDSDATIADLVDENEIWVVPAVNPDGLNLMRGNANGVDMNRNYPSFWEGYTKWSGQPETRAIMELARDIRPVLSVSYHGGAEVINYTWDGIYTRSPENDLEIAISQVYQQESSYDITNGADWYIADGTTEDWYHATNGTLSVIVEISNVKMPAAGNIQTYIDRNVPAMLDWTAQTARLVRGTVTSAADGLPLEATIIADQRLAVTSDPDLGDYYRLLPAGAHTLHVWANGFGWTDVPVTATAGGAQKDIELEPAADGVNAAIRCVLNLRKDAADNPANVSLPTAALGGNDGAAFSLGVGGYAAFDMGENTPVRDGEGADLKIYEKGNDEGYTVMAAAQWTGPWQSLGTGTGTQEFDLSGSGLSEARFILLTDDGDGSNTTADPGADIDAIEAYPVCDAPAADFTATPLQGDAPLIVDFQGLVSADQGCLSAVTWDFGDGGSSAETSPTHTYTQPGVYTVTLTASGPGGDDQEIKADFITVSGGTDDDDSADDDAADDDATDDDNDSGDDDDDNDSGGCGC, from the coding sequence ATGCGTAACTGGATCGTTGCTTTGTTGATTTTCGGCCTGGCGGCGACGGCCGCGGCGGCTCCGCTCACCGTCAACGTCAACGAGAAGAACCTGGAAGCGGTTTTGACCTTGCCGACCGCGGCGGCCCGCGCGGTGTTGAAAGACCTGCAACTCACCGTCGAGGATCGGCGGGGCGACGATTATCGCCTGCTGGCCAGCGCGGCGGAGGTCGCCTGGCTGACGGCGCACGGTTACCGGGTGAAAGTGCTCTCGCGGGTGGAACCGGCGGAAAAAGCGACCGGCTATCGCACCTACCCGGAAGTCGTGGCCGAATTGCAGACGATCGCCCAGCAGTATCCCGATCTGGCCAAGCGGTTCGAAATCGGCCAGTCGGCGGGCGGCAAAACCATGTACGCCCTGAAGATCAGCGACAACGTCGCCGCCGACGAAGCCGAACCCGCGGTGCTGTTCGACGCGGCCATCCACGGCGATGAATCGATCGGCACCTGCGTGGCCTTCGGCTTCATTTACGAGCTGCTGGAAAACTACGATTCGGACGCCACGATCGCCGATTTGGTGGACGAAAACGAAATCTGGGTCGTGCCGGCGGTCAATCCGGACGGCTTGAACCTGATGCGCGGCAACGCCAACGGCGTCGACATGAACCGCAACTACCCGTCGTTCTGGGAGGGCTATACGAAGTGGTCCGGCCAGCCCGAAACCCGGGCGATCATGGAACTGGCCCGCGACATCCGGCCGGTGTTGTCGGTCAGTTACCACGGCGGCGCCGAGGTGATCAACTACACCTGGGACGGCATTTATACGCGCAGCCCGGAAAACGATCTCGAGATTGCGATCAGTCAGGTCTACCAGCAGGAATCGAGCTATGACATCACCAACGGCGCCGATTGGTACATCGCCGACGGCACCACCGAGGACTGGTATCACGCCACGAACGGCACGCTGTCGGTGATTGTGGAGATCAGTAATGTCAAAATGCCGGCCGCCGGGAACATCCAAACCTACATCGACCGGAACGTGCCGGCGATGCTCGATTGGACCGCGCAAACCGCCCGGCTGGTGCGCGGCACGGTGACCAGCGCCGCCGACGGCCTGCCGCTCGAAGCGACGATCATCGCCGATCAGCGCCTCGCGGTCACTTCCGATCCCGACCTGGGCGATTACTACCGCCTGCTGCCGGCCGGCGCGCACACGCTCCACGTTTGGGCCAACGGCTTCGGCTGGACCGACGTGCCCGTCACCGCCACCGCCGGCGGCGCCCAAAAGGATATCGAACTCGAACCGGCCGCCGACGGAGTCAACGCCGCGATCCGTTGCGTGCTCAACCTACGCAAGGACGCCGCCGACAACCCCGCCAACGTCAGCCTGCCGACCGCCGCACTGGGCGGCAACGACGGCGCCGCCTTCTCGCTGGGCGTCGGCGGTTACGCGGCTTTCGACATGGGTGAAAACACGCCGGTGCGCGACGGCGAGGGCGCCGACCTGAAAATCTATGAAAAAGGCAACGACGAAGGCTACACCGTGATGGCGGCCGCGCAATGGACCGGCCCGTGGCAGAGCCTCGGCACCGGCACGGGTACGCAGGAATTCGATCTGTCGGGTTCCGGCCTGAGCGAGGCGCGCTTCATTCTGCTTACCGACGACGGCGATGGCAGCAACACCACCGCCGATCCCGGCGCCGACATCGACGCCATCGAGGCGTATCCGGTTTGCGACGCGCCGGCCGCCGATTTCACCGCGACGCCGCTGCAGGGCGACGCGCCGTTGATCGTCGATTTTCAAGGCCTGGTGAGCGCGGATCAGGGTTGCCTCTCCGCCGTGACGTGGGATTTCGGCGACGGCGGTTCATCCGCCGAAACCTCGCCCACGCACACTTACACCCAACCCGGCGTGTACACCGTGACCTTGACCGCGTCCGGCCCGGGCGGCGATGACCAGGAAATCAAAGCGGACTTCATCACCGTCTCCGGCGGCACCGATGACGACGACAGCGCCGACGACGACGCGGCCGACGACGACGCGACCGACGACGACAACGACAGCGGCGATGACGATGACGATAACGATAGCGGAGGCTGCGGCTGCTGA
- a CDS encoding MBL fold metallo-hydrolase produces MPFRRVASGVYLVGGEGLTYPNDCLVYLVAGPPVVLIDTGANRAARRLLDNVAETGLDPLDITYCVLTHCHVDHIGGAKSVRDITSCALAAHEDDAEAIAAGDPVLTAANWYNLKLPKLPLDEILTGAEGEFGGLAWLHTPGHTPGSLALYLDTEDGRILFAQDVHGPFSPEFKSDLDAWRSSMEKLLALEADILCEGHFGVYRGKDEVARYIRSQLAAHAQE; encoded by the coding sequence ATGCCGTTCCGAAGGGTCGCCTCCGGAGTGTATTTGGTCGGCGGTGAAGGCCTGACTTATCCCAATGATTGCCTCGTTTATCTGGTTGCCGGGCCGCCGGTGGTACTCATCGACACCGGCGCCAATCGCGCGGCGCGCCGGCTTCTGGACAACGTGGCCGAAACGGGCCTGGACCCGCTGGACATCACCTATTGCGTCCTGACTCATTGCCACGTGGATCACATCGGCGGCGCGAAATCCGTGCGCGACATCACCAGTTGCGCCCTGGCCGCCCACGAGGACGACGCCGAAGCGATCGCCGCCGGCGATCCGGTGCTGACGGCCGCCAATTGGTACAACCTCAAGCTCCCGAAATTGCCGCTGGACGAAATCCTCACGGGCGCGGAAGGCGAATTCGGCGGGCTGGCCTGGCTGCACACACCCGGCCATACGCCCGGTTCGCTGGCGTTGTACCTGGACACCGAAGACGGGCGCATCCTTTTCGCCCAGGATGTGCACGGACCGTTTTCGCCGGAATTCAAATCCGATCTTGACGCCTGGCGGTCCAGTATGGAAAAGCTGTTGGCGCTGGAGGCCGACATTTTGTGCGAAGGGCACTTCGGGGTCTATCGCGGCAAGGACGAGGTAGCCCGGTACATTCGTTCGCAATTGGCGGCGCACGCCCAGGAATAA
- the purD gene encoding phosphoribosylamine--glycine ligase, which yields MKILVVGGGGREHALVWKIAQSPLVSRVYCAPGNAGTAALATNVPLDAENVDALFDFASREAIDLTVVGPEAALVKGLVDRFRAAGLKAFGPTAAAARLEGSKAFCKQVLDAAGVPTAAYRRFTDAAAAKAYVRETGVPIVVKADGLAAGKGAIVCRTRVDAEAAIDQILVTRVFGSAGNQLVVEEFLEGEEASFLAFTDGQSLLPLASSQDHKAVGDGDTGPNTGGMGAYSPAPVVTEAIHRQVMNEVMVPVVRQMAALGHPYQGVLYAGLMIKDGYAKVLEFNARFGDPECQPLLYRMKSDIVPLLLACGDGTLGRMAIEWDQRPAVCVVMASGGYPGSYEKGKEISGLDNMPPDSYVFHAGTKADGGRVLSSGGRVLGVTAKGAGIRESIDLAYRAVKQISFEKAYYRNDIGQKALRRPEE from the coding sequence ATGAAGATTCTGGTGGTCGGCGGCGGCGGCCGCGAACACGCCCTGGTATGGAAAATCGCCCAATCGCCGCTCGTCTCCCGCGTCTACTGCGCGCCCGGCAACGCGGGAACGGCGGCCCTGGCGACCAACGTGCCGCTCGACGCCGAGAACGTCGACGCGCTCTTCGACTTCGCCAGCCGGGAAGCGATCGACCTGACCGTCGTCGGCCCGGAAGCGGCCCTGGTCAAAGGATTGGTCGACCGCTTTCGCGCCGCCGGCCTCAAGGCGTTCGGCCCGACCGCCGCGGCGGCCCGGCTCGAAGGCAGCAAGGCCTTCTGCAAGCAAGTGCTCGACGCCGCCGGGGTTCCCACGGCCGCCTATCGCCGCTTTACCGATGCCGCCGCCGCCAAGGCCTACGTGCGGGAAACCGGCGTGCCGATCGTCGTCAAAGCCGACGGCCTCGCGGCCGGCAAGGGCGCCATCGTTTGCCGAACCCGGGTCGATGCCGAAGCAGCCATCGATCAAATCCTGGTGACCCGGGTTTTCGGGTCGGCGGGGAATCAACTGGTCGTCGAGGAATTCCTCGAGGGCGAGGAAGCCAGCTTTCTCGCGTTCACCGACGGCCAGTCGCTACTGCCGCTGGCCAGCAGCCAGGATCACAAAGCGGTCGGCGACGGCGACACCGGCCCCAATACCGGCGGCATGGGCGCGTACAGCCCGGCGCCGGTGGTGACCGAGGCGATTCATCGCCAGGTGATGAACGAGGTGATGGTGCCGGTCGTCCGGCAGATGGCCGCGCTGGGCCACCCCTATCAAGGCGTACTGTACGCCGGGTTGATGATCAAGGACGGCTACGCCAAGGTGCTCGAATTCAACGCGCGTTTCGGCGACCCGGAATGCCAGCCGCTGTTGTACCGCATGAAGAGCGACATCGTGCCCTTGCTGCTGGCATGCGGCGACGGTACCCTCGGCCGGATGGCCATCGAGTGGGATCAGCGGCCGGCGGTCTGTGTCGTCATGGCCAGTGGCGGCTATCCCGGTTCGTACGAAAAAGGCAAGGAAATCAGCGGGTTGGACAACATGCCGCCCGACAGTTACGTTTTTCATGCCGGAACCAAGGCGGATGGCGGGCGAGTCCTGTCCAGCGGCGGCCGGGTTCTGGGGGTGACCGCCAAGGGCGCCGGAATCCGGGAGTCGATCGATTTGGCCTATCGCGCGGTCAAACAGATTTCTTTTGAAAAAGCCTATTACCGGAACGATATCGGTCAAAAAGCGCTACGGCGTCCGGAGGAATAA
- the purE gene encoding 5-(carboxyamino)imidazole ribonucleotide mutase, with the protein MSKILILMGSDSDWQVMKGAAEVLAQFGVQYEVHVSSAHRTPARTAKLVGEARENGFAAIICGAGAAAHLAGVAAAETTLPVLGVPLAATSLGGLDALLATVQMPAGVPVATFAIGEAGARNAALFAVQILGTAKKTLAAKLAAYKAEMAEKVAEKDRKLQEKVK; encoded by the coding sequence ATGAGCAAAATCTTGATTCTGATGGGATCCGATTCGGATTGGCAGGTGATGAAGGGCGCGGCGGAAGTGCTCGCCCAATTCGGCGTCCAATACGAAGTCCATGTTTCCAGCGCTCACCGGACGCCGGCCCGGACCGCCAAACTGGTCGGCGAGGCGCGCGAAAACGGCTTTGCCGCGATCATTTGCGGCGCCGGGGCCGCTGCCCACCTAGCTGGCGTGGCCGCCGCCGAAACCACCCTGCCCGTGCTGGGAGTGCCGCTGGCGGCGACCAGCCTGGGCGGGCTCGACGCGCTGTTGGCGACCGTGCAGATGCCGGCCGGAGTGCCCGTCGCCACTTTCGCCATCGGCGAGGCCGGCGCGCGCAACGCCGCTCTCTTCGCGGTGCAGATTCTCGGCACGGCGAAAAAAACGCTCGCGGCCAAACTGGCCGCCTACAAGGCCGAAATGGCCGAAAAAGTAGCCGAGAAAGACCGTAAATTGCAGGAAAAGGTCAAATAA
- a CDS encoding Sua5/YciO/YrdC/YwlC family protein — protein MEPDIEQPPPLLASFAKRLNDGEVIAFPTETYYGLLARIDRPQALRRIFILKGRSAQVALPVIVADAGTAFSLWRDPPPAARLLTDRFWPGPLTLVSPAATDKVDPLITGDTGQVGVRLPGSAAARGIAAMAGGALVATSANPSRQPPATSAAEVAAYFGDQVAVADGPQLPPSRGSTVLSLAEWPPRLLRDGDLDYRHIETLLEVALTLGN, from the coding sequence ATGGAACCGGACATAGAACAACCTCCGCCGTTGCTCGCCAGTTTCGCGAAACGGTTGAACGACGGCGAGGTAATCGCGTTTCCCACGGAAACATACTACGGTTTGTTGGCCCGCATCGACCGGCCGCAAGCGCTACGGCGAATCTTCATTCTCAAGGGTCGCTCCGCCCAGGTCGCATTGCCGGTGATCGTCGCCGACGCCGGAACCGCGTTCTCGTTATGGCGCGATCCGCCCCCCGCCGCCCGTTTGCTGACCGACCGCTTCTGGCCGGGACCGTTGACGCTGGTGTCGCCGGCCGCGACGGATAAAGTGGATCCGCTGATCACCGGCGATACCGGCCAGGTGGGCGTGCGCCTGCCCGGCAGCGCGGCGGCGCGCGGCATCGCCGCGATGGCCGGCGGTGCGCTGGTCGCCACCAGCGCCAACCCCAGCCGCCAGCCGCCGGCGACCAGCGCCGCCGAGGTCGCGGCCTATTTCGGCGACCAGGTGGCCGTTGCGGACGGCCCGCAATTGCCGCCGAGCCGGGGGAGCACCGTCTTGTCCCTGGCCGAATGGCCGCCGCGCCTGTTGCGCGACGGCGACTTGGATTATCGACATATCGAAACGCTACTGGAAGTGGCGCTGACGTTAGGGAATTAA
- a CDS encoding DUF1015 domain-containing protein: protein MAKIQPFTAWRYNLAKVGDPGDLLAPPYDRIDPFLAEQLTDRHEYNVVRLMPGRIALNEQNSEETASNLGATAARWRQEAVVIPDREPGLYFYRQGWLDREGRHRLSKGFFALLHLETERERVVLHHEADWMSPRVNRQPLLAATRLHPAPILILFADPEREVMSWLTGAAGQTNPCLDTECRDGSTHTLYRLTDRDLIDRVARTLAEQKVLLADGHDRYRTAQAYAAANPRNPAAQSILACFMPIEEDGLDLQPIHRAITGLATLRPDDLLFEMSKIFYLRELEKKASPAERIECALRELAAAGAAGKTAFIMGIAGAAELLLLEVKNDAAQLILPEGLAEPIRDLDIALLHRLVLEGPLGLDPRRRELGSLLFFENPYDLPSLLESGKAQIAFLLNSLEVPQLEAVAQANLKLPHKAVRFFPDIPAGVVFQNIDPTAGGIDGSAR from the coding sequence TTGGCAAAAATTCAACCGTTTACGGCATGGCGATACAATCTGGCGAAAGTCGGCGACCCGGGCGATCTGCTGGCGCCGCCCTACGACCGCATCGATCCGTTCCTGGCCGAGCAACTGACCGATCGCCACGAATACAACGTCGTCCGGCTGATGCCCGGCCGCATCGCCCTGAACGAACAAAACAGCGAGGAGACGGCCTCGAACCTCGGCGCGACCGCCGCGCGGTGGCGACAGGAAGCCGTCGTGATTCCGGACCGGGAACCGGGGCTGTATTTTTACCGGCAGGGCTGGCTGGATCGCGAGGGTCGGCACCGGCTGTCGAAGGGCTTTTTCGCCTTGCTCCACCTCGAAACCGAGCGCGAGCGGGTCGTGTTGCACCACGAAGCCGACTGGATGTCGCCCCGGGTCAATCGCCAACCACTGCTCGCCGCCACACGCCTGCACCCGGCGCCGATTTTAATCCTGTTCGCCGATCCCGAGCGCGAGGTGATGTCCTGGCTGACCGGCGCCGCCGGCCAAACGAACCCGTGCCTGGATACCGAATGCCGCGACGGCTCGACCCACACGCTCTATCGCCTGACCGACCGCGACCTGATCGACCGCGTCGCCCGGACGCTGGCCGAACAAAAAGTATTGTTGGCCGACGGGCATGACCGCTACCGGACCGCCCAGGCCTACGCCGCCGCCAATCCGCGCAACCCGGCGGCCCAGAGCATCCTGGCCTGCTTCATGCCGATCGAAGAAGACGGGCTGGACCTGCAGCCGATCCATCGCGCGATCACCGGCCTGGCGACCTTGCGGCCGGACGACCTGCTGTTCGAGATGTCCAAAATTTTCTACCTGCGGGAACTCGAGAAAAAAGCCTCGCCGGCCGAGCGGATCGAATGCGCACTGCGCGAACTGGCCGCGGCGGGCGCCGCGGGCAAGACGGCGTTCATCATGGGTATCGCCGGCGCGGCCGAGTTGCTGTTGCTCGAGGTCAAGAACGACGCCGCGCAACTGATCCTGCCCGAGGGCCTGGCCGAACCGATCCGCGATCTGGACATCGCCCTATTGCACCGGTTGGTGCTCGAGGGCCCGCTCGGGCTCGACCCGCGGCGGCGCGAACTGGGCAGCCTGCTCTTCTTCGAAAATCCCTACGATTTGCCGAGCCTGCTGGAAAGCGGGAAAGCGCAGATCGCCTTCCTCCTCAACTCGTTGGAGGTTCCCCAATTGGAGGCGGTGGCCCAAGCCAACTTGAAGCTGCCGCACAAGGCGGTGCGTTTCTTCCCGGATATTCCGGCGGGCGTTGTGTTCCAAAATATCGATCCAACCGCTGGAGGAATTGATGGTTCAGCAAGATAA
- a CDS encoding tRNA1(Val) (adenine(37)-N6)-methyltransferase, with translation MVQQDNQPTRKPFVTVPVHDDEDQQELLRGALVILQKKEGYRFSVDPILLTAFMEINQGDRVLDLGTGTGVMPIILANRNAAKDAAYTGLEIMETMADMARRSVQANRFENRIQIQLGDIREIKQFMAPDSYDVVISNPPYIPFDAGNVNPDDLKAIARHEVLVTLPDIVGAARHVLKSRGRAYFVYPVYRLIDLVALCREHNLEPRQIQFVHANQASSAKLVLVEAVRDAGTELKVLRPIIVYNMEGGYTEEVAEILNEHDTLE, from the coding sequence ATGGTTCAGCAAGATAATCAGCCGACCAGAAAGCCGTTCGTCACGGTTCCCGTTCATGACGATGAGGATCAACAGGAATTGCTGCGCGGCGCCTTGGTCATCCTGCAGAAAAAAGAAGGGTATCGTTTCAGCGTCGACCCGATCCTGTTGACCGCCTTCATGGAGATCAACCAAGGCGATCGGGTGCTCGATCTGGGCACGGGCACGGGCGTCATGCCGATCATCCTGGCCAACCGGAACGCGGCCAAGGATGCCGCCTATACCGGATTGGAAATCATGGAAACGATGGCCGACATGGCGCGGCGCAGCGTCCAGGCCAATCGGTTCGAGAACCGCATCCAGATCCAGCTCGGCGACATCCGTGAAATCAAGCAATTCATGGCTCCCGACAGCTACGACGTGGTGATCAGCAATCCGCCCTACATTCCGTTCGACGCCGGCAACGTCAATCCGGACGATCTCAAGGCCATCGCGCGACACGAGGTGCTGGTCACGCTGCCCGACATCGTCGGGGCGGCGCGTCACGTATTGAAAAGCCGGGGTCGCGCGTATTTCGTTTATCCGGTTTACCGCCTGATCGATCTGGTCGCCTTGTGCCGCGAACACAATCTGGAGCCGCGGCAGATCCAGTTCGTCCACGCCAACCAGGCCAGCAGCGCCAAGCTGGTGCTGGTCGAGGCCGTCCGCGACGCCGGCACCGAACTCAAGGTACTGCGGCCGATCATCGTCTACAATATGGAAGGCGGATACACCGAGGAAGTAGCCGAGATTCTCAACGAACACGACACGCTCGAGTAG
- the rfbD gene encoding dTDP-4-dehydrorhamnose reductase: MKILVTGAAGMLGRDLTPCLAERHETIGVDLADFDLTDQTAVCAALDRLGPAWVVNCAAYTAVDRAESEPEKAAAINETAARVLAAACAARQIRLLHLSTDYVFDGRNPAPYPPDAPANPLSVYGRTKRGGETAVLAAMPQATILRTAWLYGPHGPNFVAAILRQLDAGQPLRVVADQVGSPTYTVHLAAAIRAVVEHDATGIHHATNAGFCSWREFARAIAEETGRPDTPIEPLTTAQLNRPAPRPANSRLDTSSLTRATGYSFPDWRAGLREYLRRVGRLA, from the coding sequence ATGAAAATCCTCGTGACCGGCGCGGCGGGCATGCTGGGGCGCGATCTGACGCCCTGTCTGGCCGAGCGCCACGAGACGATCGGCGTCGACCTCGCCGACTTCGATCTGACCGACCAAACGGCCGTTTGCGCGGCGTTGGACCGCCTGGGCCCGGCGTGGGTCGTCAACTGCGCCGCCTACACCGCCGTCGACCGCGCCGAATCCGAACCGGAAAAAGCCGCGGCGATCAACGAAACCGCCGCGCGGGTGCTCGCCGCAGCCTGCGCGGCGCGACAAATCCGCCTATTGCACCTTTCGACCGACTACGTTTTCGACGGCAGGAATCCGGCGCCGTATCCGCCGGACGCGCCGGCCAACCCGCTGAGCGTTTACGGCCGCACCAAGCGCGGCGGCGAAACGGCCGTGCTGGCCGCAATGCCGCAGGCGACCATTTTACGCACGGCCTGGCTGTACGGCCCGCATGGTCCGAATTTCGTCGCCGCCATCCTGCGGCAACTCGATGCGGGCCAACCCTTGCGGGTCGTCGCCGATCAGGTCGGCTCGCCCACCTATACGGTTCACCTGGCCGCGGCGATCCGCGCCGTCGTCGAACACGACGCGACCGGCATCCATCACGCGACGAACGCCGGCTTTTGCAGTTGGCGCGAATTCGCCCGGGCGATCGCCGAAGAGACCGGCCGGCCGGACACCCCGATCGAGCCCCTCACCACCGCGCAACTGAACCGGCCCGCGCCGCGCCCGGCCAACAGCCGCCTGGACACCTCCTCGCTGACCCGAGCGACGGGCTATTCTTTTCCCGATTGGCGCGCCGGCTTGCGGGAGTATTTGCGGCGCGTCGGCCGGCTGGCCTGA
- a CDS encoding DUF1624 domain-containing protein, with the protein MQAGYSSGDRVDYIDFLKGVACIVMLMSHAMRLQIGNPDLVAKYILMSQPPAAQVFFFVSGMNIILVLERYRNRPNFNLTAYYLWGAVLLFFMGYLYNLARMSLGTWQIFQGIAASTAVAFLLLKTRLSNLSLVLLSILFYLIYFQFRLTVEPVLAWYRYSLPVGAAPQHPESLLAVRTLLTGIKPVPKMLFTNFGLLPWLSYVLLGGAAFRSVRTSPARARAWGIGFAITFVLGLAAIYLPLGIEWGLWFVDDTTDVFFRHVPYHALTATGAAGLLWLACHRWYRGAAAIQNPWRRGVAGYLEYLGRFSFAFFCYHWIGLIALTASWSWMAKQGWVPAAMNIHLRWILTFVIVLPLLMPVAWMNIHWSRRPHSLGEQLLFIVLTLVGWFTLHQLGEHHLATIVIFFGCTAMAFAYPTWRGRLKVLYTRRLPAPAQ; encoded by the coding sequence ATGCAGGCTGGCTACTCTTCCGGCGATCGGGTCGACTATATCGATTTTCTCAAAGGCGTGGCATGCATTGTCATGTTGATGTCGCACGCCATGCGGCTGCAAATCGGCAACCCCGACCTCGTCGCCAAATACATTCTGATGTCCCAACCGCCCGCCGCGCAGGTGTTCTTCTTCGTTTCGGGCATGAACATCATCCTGGTGCTCGAACGCTACCGGAACCGGCCCAATTTCAACCTGACCGCCTATTACCTCTGGGGCGCCGTGCTGCTGTTCTTCATGGGGTACCTGTACAATCTGGCGCGGATGTCGCTGGGCACGTGGCAGATCTTTCAAGGCATCGCCGCCTCCACCGCGGTGGCGTTTCTGCTGCTGAAAACCCGGCTTTCTAATCTTTCACTGGTTCTGTTGTCGATTCTCTTTTACCTGATCTACTTCCAGTTCCGGCTGACGGTCGAACCGGTGCTGGCGTGGTACCGTTATTCGTTGCCGGTGGGGGCCGCGCCGCAGCATCCGGAATCGCTGTTGGCCGTGCGGACCCTGCTGACCGGCATCAAGCCGGTGCCGAAAATGCTGTTCACGAATTTCGGCTTGTTGCCCTGGCTGAGTTACGTGTTGCTCGGCGGCGCGGCGTTTCGTTCGGTGCGCACGAGTCCGGCGCGGGCTCGGGCCTGGGGCATCGGCTTCGCCATTACCTTCGTCCTCGGCCTGGCGGCGATCTACCTGCCGCTGGGTATCGAGTGGGGCTTGTGGTTCGTGGACGACACAACCGACGTCTTCTTCCGCCACGTGCCCTACCACGCACTGACCGCGACCGGCGCGGCCGGGTTGTTGTGGCTGGCCTGCCATCGCTGGTATCGCGGCGCGGCGGCTATTCAAAACCCCTGGCGGCGCGGGGTGGCGGGCTATCTGGAATATCTCGGACGCTTTTCGTTCGCCTTTTTCTGCTATCACTGGATCGGCCTGATCGCCCTGACCGCAAGCTGGTCCTGGATGGCCAAGCAGGGTTGGGTGCCGGCGGCGATGAACATCCACCTGCGGTGGATCCTGACTTTCGTGATCGTCCTGCCGCTGTTGATGCCGGTGGCCTGGATGAACATTCACTGGTCGCGACGCCCGCACTCGCTGGGCGAACAGTTACTGTTCATCGTCCTGACGCTGGTCGGTTGGTTTACCCTGCACCAACTCGGCGAACATCACCTGGCCACAATCGTCATCTTTTTCGGCTGCACCGCCATGGCCTTCGCCTATCCGACCTGGCGCGGCCGCTTGAAGGTCCTTTACACGCGCCGGCTGCCCGCGCCCGCCCAATGA